The DNA sequence GGTTTTTCAAAAACCAAATCCATTTCCAAATATGTCTATATATGATAATGTTATTGCTGGATTAAAATTAATGGGTATACGTGATAAAAAATTTTTAGATAAAGTAGTTGAAGATAAGTTAAAAAAAGTAGGTTTATGGAATGAAGTTTGTAATGAATTGAAAAAATCTGGAGTACAATTATCAGGTGGTCAACAACAACGCTTATGTATTGCTAGAGCCCTTGCCACAGAACCAGAAGTACTATTAATGGATGAGCCGACTTCATCACTTGATCCTTCTTCATCTACTAGAATAGAAAACTTGATTTTAGAACTTAAAAATCATATAACAATAGTAATAGTTACTCATAATATACAACAAGCAGCTAGAATTTCAGACTATACTGCTTTTATATATAATGGAAGATTAATAGAATTTAATGAAACTAAAAAGATTTTTGAATCTCCTAAAGACCCATTAACTGAAAAATACATAACCGGGAGGTTTGGCTAATGGAAGATTATTTAAATAGAATAGACTCAATCATAATGGAAATGTATGATCTTGTGGAAAATATGGGTAATTTTATATTAAAAGCATTAGAAGAGAGAAAAAGTGGTCTCTTAGAATTAACAAATGAAATCTGTAAAGTTGCTCAAATAAAAGAAGAAAAAGTATTAGAAATTTGTATTGAAGTACTTATAAGATTTCAACCATTTGCCTCTGATCTTAGAAAACTTACTACTTCTATGAAAGTAGCCTATGATATTTCAAGGATTTGTAGATATCTTAGAAATATAATTGAAGTAATGGAAGAGTTTGATTTATCTAATTGTGATATAGATGAGACTATTTTATTATTTAAAAGTGCATTCCCATCAGTACTCTTAAGTATAAACTCATATTTACAAAAAGATGTTAAAAAATCAAAGGATATAATAAAAGCAGATGAATTTATAGATCAAAAATATAAATTCCTCCTTAGAAAACTTGTTAATGAAAATACTAAACCTTCATGTATTTTATTCAATGGACTTGTAGCAAGAATCATTGAAAGAATGGCTGATCATGCATGCTACATTGCACATGAAACTATATATTTGGTAACTGGAAATAGAATAGAATTTTTTAAATAATTAATTTAAATATTATAATTAGGGAAAATACATGACAGAAAGACTACAAGTATATAAATGTGAAATTTGTGGAAATATTGTAATGGTTCTTCATGCAGGAAAAGGACAATTAGTTTGTTGTGGTAAACCTATGACTCTTTTTGAAGAGAAAACAATAGATGTAGGAAAAGAAAAGCACGTTCCTGTTGTAGAAAAAACTAGTGAAGGTCTTTTAATAAAAGTTGGATCAACAGAACATCCAATGGAAGAAAAACATTATATTGAATGGATTCAAGTTATAAAAGGCGATATTACTGCTATAAGCTTTTTAAAACCAGGAATGAAACCTGAATTCTTAATAAAACCAGAGACTTTTCTAGAAATAGAAAGAGCAAGGGAATATTGCAATATACATGGTCTTTGGTCTAATAAAAAATAATAATAATTTTTTTTGTGTGATATAAATGATTAAGAATAATTTTATAATTAGTGTTACACCAGATATTGCTTTAGAAAATGGCAATACTTATGCTGGTGGATTAGGTGTACTTGAAGGAGATAAATTCTATGCAGCATCTCGATTAGGAATTAATTATTTTGTTCTTGCTCCATATTATGAAAATGGATATGTAGATTATGATTTTGATTTAAATTTAAATCCTATTCCAAAACCTCAACCTCAACCTCAAGATTTTTTAAAAAATTTAGAATTATGTGATGAATTTAATATTAATTTAAGAAATGAAATAATAAAAATTCAAGCATTAAAATATACTAAAAATAGTGGAATTGCAATATTTTTTAAATCAATTTCTCCTGATTGGGCAAGAAAATTATTTGATAGACTTTATATTGAAGAAAATTCAGAAGCAAGATTTTATAAATATCTTTTATTTGCAAAAGCATCTGAATCTTATATAAGAAGAAATATTTCTCTTGATGAAATAGAATGTATTGATCTTCAAGAATCCTATGCTGCTTTTTTACCTCTTTCTTTAAAAATCCCAGGAAAATATAGACTTATTATACATACTGCTGGACCATGGGGACATCCTACTTTCAATAGAGAATTTTTTAAAAAAGAATTTGGTTATAGTTTTGTTGATAATGATGTTGTATTAACAGAACTAGGATTATCACTATCTAAACAAGCATTTGCTGTATCTGCAAAACATTTAAGTATTCTTTTAAAAGTTTTCCCTCATCATAGAGAAAAACTTAGTTATGTTACAAATGGAATAGATTTAGTAAGATGGATGGATAGAGAACTTGATGAAAAAAGTAGATGTTATGAACTTACACTTGATAAATTTATTAAAATTAGAAAGAGATTAAAAGAAAATTTAATAAATTATTTAATTAAAATAAAGGATATTGATTTAGAAAATAAATTTATTGCTATATGGGCAAGAAGAGTAGTTCCATATAAAAGACCAGATTTTGTAATAAGATTAGCTTCACAAATAAAAAATAAACCTATAGTTATTATAATTGGAGGAAAAGCACATCCATTTGATTCTCAAGGATTAGAATATATGAAATTGTTTATGAGACTTCATAAAGAAAATAATAATATCATTTATATTCCAAATTATTCCATACAAATTGCTAAATTATTGTTAAGTGGTTCAGATCTTTTATTATTTACACCATTTTCTGGTTGGGAAGCATGTGGAACAAGTTATATGAAGGCTGCTGTAAATGGCATTCCTTCGCTTTCTTCAATTGACGGTGGTATACCAGAATTTATAATAAATGAAATTAATGGATGGTTATTTGGAGAAGACATAAGACTACTCATAGACTATTTCAGTAATCAAGCTATGGAAATAAATGAAAAAGAGTATAGTGAATTTCAAGAATTATTCTTTAAAATTCATGAAATTTATAGAAATGATCCTGAATTTTATTATAGAGTTGGACTAAATGCTTTAAGAACATTTACATCACGTGCAAATATGGAAAGAGTTCTTAAAGAATATTACCCAAACTTAATAAGAATTTATTAATATTTGTTTTTATATCAATAATTTCGATGAAATATGCAAGAAGAAGAGTATAGAGAAGAATTAAAGAAATCTAAGCTTATAGTTGTAAAAGTTGGAGCTTCTTCATTATCTAATGAAGAAGGATTTCTTGATATTAAAAAAATAGAAAGACTTTGTGATGAAATTATTTCTCTTAAGAAAATTGGAATAGATGTTATATTAGTTTCATCTGGTGCTATAAGAGCTGGTAAAAGTATAATTAAAGGAAAGAATGCAGATATGCCTAGTCTTCAAGCATTAGCTGCCATTGGTCAAGTATTATTAATGGAGGCATATAGAAAAGTAATGGCTAATAGAGGATTCATAATTGCACAAATATTACTCACTTGGGATGATTTTAAAAATAAAAGAAGATTAAGAAATTTATTAAATACTTTAAATACATTAATTTCTTTTGGAGTACTTCCTATTATTAATGAAAATGATACTGTAGCTGTAGAAGAGATAAAATTTGGAGATAATGATACACTTTCAGCACTTGTAGCTAAATATACTCAAGCTGATTTACTTATAATTCTTTCAGATGTAAATGGTTTATATTCTGGAGATCCCAAAGATACAAATTCTAAATTTATTTCATGTGTTGAAAAAATTACTCCTGAAATAGAAAATTATGCTCAAAATAAATATAGTGGATTTGGTGGAATGGCTACAAAAATAAAAGCTGCAAAAATTGTAACAGAAGCAGGTATTCCTATGGTAATTGCAAATAGTTCTATAGAAAAAGTTTTAGAAAAAATAATTTCTGGAGAGAAAATAGGAACAATATTTTTACCAAAGGTGGAATCATGATTCTTGAAAATGTATTATTAGCAAAAAAAGCTTCTTTAATACTTGCGAATATATCAACTGAAATTAAAAATAGAGCTCTCATTACTGCTGCAAATTCTATTCGTAAAAATAAAGATTTTATATTAAGTGCTAATAAAATAGATTTAGAAAAAGGTTATGAACTTCTTAAAGAAGGAAAAATAATTAAACCATTAATTGATAGATTAAAATTAGATGAAATCAAAATAGAAGAAATTTGTAAAATGATTGAAAAAGTAGCAGAATTAGAAGATCCTGTTGGAAAAACTATTTATGCTATGAAAATGGATGAAGGCTTACATGTATTTAAAATAACAGTTCCTTTTGGTGTCATTGCTGCTATATTTGAGAGTAGACCAGATGCTTTACCTCAAATAGCATCTTTATGTATAAAATCAGGAAATGCTGTATTATTAAAAGGAGGTTCTGAAGCAAAAGAATCAAATAGAGCATTATTTAAAATAATGTATGAGGCTTTTTTATCTGAAGGTTTGCCAGAAGGATGTATACAATTAATCGAAGAAAGAGAAACAATTAAAGAAATTCTTAAAATGGAAGGACTAATAGATTTAATAATTCCAAGAGGAAGTAATGAATTTGTAAAATATATTCAAGAAAATACTAGAATACCAGTATTAGGACATTCAGCTGGAATTTGTCATATTTATATAGATAAAAGTGCTGATAAAAATAAAGCCATAGAAATATGTTATGATGCTAGAGTTCAATATCCTGCTGCTTGTAATTCTATGAAAATATTACTTATTGATAGAGAAATAGCAAAGGATTTTCTACCAGATATAGCTAAGCGTTTAATTGAAGGTGGAGTTAAAATTAAAGCATGTAAAGAAAGTTATGAAATTTTAAAATCTCATGGAATTTTTGTAGAATTAGCAAATGAAGAAGATTTTTCAACTGAATATCTTGATTTAATACTTCCAATAAAGATTGTTAATGGTGTAGATGAAGCTATAGAACATATAAATCATTATAGTTCTCATCATACAGATTCTATTATTGCTGAAGATATTTCTGTAGTAAAGAAGTTTTTAACTATGGTTGATTCTTCTACAGTAATGCATAATGCTTCAACAAGATTTAGTGATGGATATAGATATGGATTAGGAGCAGAAGTTGGAATTTCTACAAATAAGATTCATGCAAGAGGTCCTGTTGGTCTTGAAGGACTTGTAACAACAAAATATATTCTTTTAGGATCTGGTCATAAAGTTTCAGATTATGTTGGAAAAAAAGCAAAACCATTTATTCATAAAAAAATAGAGGGTTCTTGGCTTGATTATTTAAAAGGTGATTAAATGGAAATTGGTATTATTGGTTATGGAAGAATGGGATCAGCAATTGCTCAAGGAATTTATAAAATTGGAATTATTCCTAAAATTTATGATATAGATGAAGGAAAAAGAATGAAAGCAAAAAATGAAGGAATGAAAGTGGTAAATTTTCTTTCTGAATTAAGTGATTGTAGTATTATAATTATCGCAGTAAAACCCAAGGATTTTAATGAAGTTTTAGAAGAAATAAAAAAATACTTAAATAATAAATTATTCATTTCCATAGCTGCTGGAGTTAGTATATCTTTTATTGAATCAAAACTTGGAAAAAATGCAAAAATTATTAGAATAATGCCAAATATTGCAGCATCTATTAGAGAATCCACTTCTGTTCTTATATATAATAAAAATGTAAAGGAAGAAGATTTAGAATTGATAAAAAATATTTTTGAAAATATAGGAATGTTATTAATAATTGATAATGAAGAATTAATGGATGTTATTACTGGAATAAGTGGAAGTGGTCCTGCCTATTTCTTCTTTATTATGAAAATAATGACAGAAATTTGTGAAGAATTTGGTTTATCAAAAGAAATAGCAAGAAAAATAGTAGCTCAAACTTGTAAAGGTGCAGGAATGATTGTTTTAAATTCTAGAGAAGATTTTCAATCTTTAATAAATATGGTTGCATCTCCTGGTGGAGTAACAGAAGAAGCTATAAAATTTATGATTTCAAATAATTTTCAAGAAATTTTTAAAAATGCTATTTATAATGCTATAAAAAAATCTAAAGAACTACTCTATAAATCTTAATATTGCAACTATTCCTCCAAAAGAAGATAATAACATTTTTCCTTCATTTGTTTCTGTGGATATTATTTCTACTTGAGCTTTTGTAGCTTCTGCAAGTTTAGCAAATTCTTCTATTATACTTCTCCTTTCTTCTTCATACATTATTCCTCCACATTTTTCACAAATCTCTCTTCCAAAACTTTGTT is a window from the Candidatus Methanomethylicota archaeon genome containing:
- the proB gene encoding glutamate 5-kinase, whose protein sequence is MQEEEYREELKKSKLIVVKVGASSLSNEEGFLDIKKIERLCDEIISLKKIGIDVILVSSGAIRAGKSIIKGKNADMPSLQALAAIGQVLLMEAYRKVMANRGFIIAQILLTWDDFKNKRRLRNLLNTLNTLISFGVLPIINENDTVAVEEIKFGDNDTLSALVAKYTQADLLIILSDVNGLYSGDPKDTNSKFISCVEKITPEIENYAQNKYSGFGGMATKIKAAKIVTEAGIPMVIANSSIEKVLEKIISGEKIGTIFLPKVES
- a CDS encoding desulfoferrodoxin, which produces MTERLQVYKCEICGNIVMVLHAGKGQLVCCGKPMTLFEEKTIDVGKEKHVPVVEKTSEGLLIKVGSTEHPMEEKHYIEWIQVIKGDITAISFLKPGMKPEFLIKPETFLEIERAREYCNIHGLWSNKK
- a CDS encoding glutamate-5-semialdehyde dehydrogenase, which encodes MILENVLLAKKASLILANISTEIKNRALITAANSIRKNKDFILSANKIDLEKGYELLKEGKIIKPLIDRLKLDEIKIEEICKMIEKVAELEDPVGKTIYAMKMDEGLHVFKITVPFGVIAAIFESRPDALPQIASLCIKSGNAVLLKGGSEAKESNRALFKIMYEAFLSEGLPEGCIQLIEERETIKEILKMEGLIDLIIPRGSNEFVKYIQENTRIPVLGHSAGICHIYIDKSADKNKAIEICYDARVQYPAACNSMKILLIDREIAKDFLPDIAKRLIEGGVKIKACKESYEILKSHGIFVELANEEDFSTEYLDLILPIKIVNGVDEAIEHINHYSSHHTDSIIAEDISVVKKFLTMVDSSTVMHNASTRFSDGYRYGLGAEVGISTNKIHARGPVGLEGLVTTKYILLGSGHKVSDYVGKKAKPFIHKKIEGSWLDYLKGD
- the pstB gene encoding phosphate ABC transporter ATP-binding protein PstB, coding for MNYKLRINGLSAWFGNKQVIYEIKLNIPEKKVIAIIGPSGCGKTTFLRCLNRMHELTPGAKVEGKVILDGKDIYSEMDAMEVRRKIGMVFQKPNPFPNMSIYDNVIAGLKLMGIRDKKFLDKVVEDKLKKVGLWNEVCNELKKSGVQLSGGQQQRLCIARALATEPEVLLMDEPTSSLDPSSSTRIENLILELKNHITIVIVTHNIQQAARISDYTAFIYNGRLIEFNETKKIFESPKDPLTEKYITGRFG
- the proC gene encoding pyrroline-5-carboxylate reductase codes for the protein MEIGIIGYGRMGSAIAQGIYKIGIIPKIYDIDEGKRMKAKNEGMKVVNFLSELSDCSIIIIAVKPKDFNEVLEEIKKYLNNKLFISIAAGVSISFIESKLGKNAKIIRIMPNIAASIRESTSVLIYNKNVKEEDLELIKNIFENIGMLLIIDNEELMDVITGISGSGPAYFFFIMKIMTEICEEFGLSKEIARKIVAQTCKGAGMIVLNSREDFQSLINMVASPGGVTEEAIKFMISNNFQEIFKNAIYNAIKKSKELLYKS
- a CDS encoding PhoU domain-containing protein, translating into MEDYLNRIDSIIMEMYDLVENMGNFILKALEERKSGLLELTNEICKVAQIKEEKVLEICIEVLIRFQPFASDLRKLTTSMKVAYDISRICRYLRNIIEVMEEFDLSNCDIDETILLFKSAFPSVLLSINSYLQKDVKKSKDIIKADEFIDQKYKFLLRKLVNENTKPSCILFNGLVARIIERMADHACYIAHETIYLVTGNRIEFFK
- a CDS encoding glycogen/starch/alpha-glucan phosphorylase, whose protein sequence is MIKNNFIISVTPDIALENGNTYAGGLGVLEGDKFYAASRLGINYFVLAPYYENGYVDYDFDLNLNPIPKPQPQPQDFLKNLELCDEFNINLRNEIIKIQALKYTKNSGIAIFFKSISPDWARKLFDRLYIEENSEARFYKYLLFAKASESYIRRNISLDEIECIDLQESYAAFLPLSLKIPGKYRLIIHTAGPWGHPTFNREFFKKEFGYSFVDNDVVLTELGLSLSKQAFAVSAKHLSILLKVFPHHREKLSYVTNGIDLVRWMDRELDEKSRCYELTLDKFIKIRKRLKENLINYLIKIKDIDLENKFIAIWARRVVPYKRPDFVIRLASQIKNKPIVIIIGGKAHPFDSQGLEYMKLFMRLHKENNNIIYIPNYSIQIAKLLLSGSDLLLFTPFSGWEACGTSYMKAAVNGIPSLSSIDGGIPEFIINEINGWLFGEDIRLLIDYFSNQAMEINEKEYSEFQELFFKIHEIYRNDPEFYYRVGLNALRTFTSRANMERVLKEYYPNLIRIY